A stretch of the Medicago truncatula cultivar Jemalong A17 chromosome 5, MtrunA17r5.0-ANR, whole genome shotgun sequence genome encodes the following:
- the LOC25494945 gene encoding uncharacterized protein isoform X3: protein MWVANVVFIIFSKDLHDVVLLPPLLVADFGNDINHYATLIDPCNNQFDVAVEKGKGSIYAKPKDCSLCVISMISVSVLGSLWYMLGWKLVYNGFCESALDKRTTALVLIDDCGNKWNCTLFLGSISYCHRKIAGEWKKMIAAHRICEVAQIKSGALMVGKNEIVYLEFIPILCLCMLLFCVQVTFQEMISFFSKLVVPALSRTM, encoded by the exons GATGTTGTGTTATTGCCTCCTTTGTTGGTTGCTGATTTTGGTAATGATATCAATCACTATGCAACATTGATTGATCCATGTAACAATCAATTTGATGTTGCGGTTGAAAAAGGAAAAGGTAGTATATATGCTAAACCTAAGGATTGTTCGCTTTGCGTGATTTCTATGATATCCGTTTCGGTGCTTGGATCACTATGGTATATGTTGGGTTGG AAGTTGGTCTACAATGGTTTTTGTGAATCTGCACTGGATAAAAGGACCACGGCTTTGGTTTTGATAGACGATTGTGGCAACAAGTGGAACTGCACTCTTTTTTTAGGATCTATATCGTACTGTCACAGGAAAATTGCTGGTGAGTGGAAAAAGATGATAGCTGCGCACAGAATTTGTGAAGTTGCACAAATCAAGTCGGGTGCTCTGATGGTTGGcaaaaatgaaattgtttaCCTTGAATTCATCCCAATTTTATGTCTCTGCATGCTACTGTTTTGTGTGCAGGTGACTTTTCAAG aaatgatttcatttttttcaaagttgGTTGTGCCGGCACTATCTAG GACTATGTGA
- the LOC25494945 gene encoding uncharacterized protein isoform X1 — translation MWVANVVFIIFSKDLHDVVLLPPLLVADFGNDINHYATLIDPCNNQFDVAVEKGKGSIYAKPKDCSLCVISMISVSVLGSLWYMLGWKLVYNGFCESALDKRTTALVLIDDCGNKWNCTLFLGSISYCHRKIAGEWKKMIAAHRICEVAQIKSGALMVGKNEIVYLEFIPILCLCMLLFCVQVTFQGLCEVNMKNRANTRRISFGKFVLLLINLHIQQVLTTSNRHHGC, via the exons GATGTTGTGTTATTGCCTCCTTTGTTGGTTGCTGATTTTGGTAATGATATCAATCACTATGCAACATTGATTGATCCATGTAACAATCAATTTGATGTTGCGGTTGAAAAAGGAAAAGGTAGTATATATGCTAAACCTAAGGATTGTTCGCTTTGCGTGATTTCTATGATATCCGTTTCGGTGCTTGGATCACTATGGTATATGTTGGGTTGG AAGTTGGTCTACAATGGTTTTTGTGAATCTGCACTGGATAAAAGGACCACGGCTTTGGTTTTGATAGACGATTGTGGCAACAAGTGGAACTGCACTCTTTTTTTAGGATCTATATCGTACTGTCACAGGAAAATTGCTGGTGAGTGGAAAAAGATGATAGCTGCGCACAGAATTTGTGAAGTTGCACAAATCAAGTCGGGTGCTCTGATGGTTGGcaaaaatgaaattgtttaCCTTGAATTCATCCCAATTTTATGTCTCTGCATGCTACTGTTTTGTGTGCAGGTGACTTTTCAAG GACTATGTGAAGTAAACATGAAGAATAGAGCAAATACAAGAAGAATTTCTTTCGGAAAATTTGTCCTACT GCTTATTAATTTACATATCCAGCAGGTGCTAACAACTTCAAATAGGCACCATGGTTGTTAG
- the LOC25494945 gene encoding uncharacterized protein isoform X4: MWVANVVFIIFSKDLHDVVLLPPLLVADFGNDINHYATLIDPCNNQFDVAVEKGKGSIYAKPKDCSLCVISMISVSVLGSLWYMLGWKLVYNGFCESALDKRTTALVLIDDCGNKWNCTLFLGSISYCHRKIAGEWKKMIAAHRICEVAQIKSGALMVGKNEIVYLEFIPILCLCMLLFCVQVTFQGLLIYISSRC; encoded by the exons GATGTTGTGTTATTGCCTCCTTTGTTGGTTGCTGATTTTGGTAATGATATCAATCACTATGCAACATTGATTGATCCATGTAACAATCAATTTGATGTTGCGGTTGAAAAAGGAAAAGGTAGTATATATGCTAAACCTAAGGATTGTTCGCTTTGCGTGATTTCTATGATATCCGTTTCGGTGCTTGGATCACTATGGTATATGTTGGGTTGG AAGTTGGTCTACAATGGTTTTTGTGAATCTGCACTGGATAAAAGGACCACGGCTTTGGTTTTGATAGACGATTGTGGCAACAAGTGGAACTGCACTCTTTTTTTAGGATCTATATCGTACTGTCACAGGAAAATTGCTGGTGAGTGGAAAAAGATGATAGCTGCGCACAGAATTTGTGAAGTTGCACAAATCAAGTCGGGTGCTCTGATGGTTGGcaaaaatgaaattgtttaCCTTGAATTCATCCCAATTTTATGTCTCTGCATGCTACTGTTTTGTGTGCAGGTGACTTTTCAAG GCTTATTAATTTACATATCCAGCAGGTGCTAA
- the LOC25494945 gene encoding uncharacterized protein isoform X2, translated as MWVANVVFIIFSKDLHDVVLLPPLLVADFGNDINHYATLIDPCNNQFDVAVEKGKGSIYAKPKDCSLCVISMISVSVLGSLWYMLGWKLVYNGFCESALDKRTTALVLIDDCGNKWNCTLFLGSISYCHRKIAGEWKKMIAAHRICEVAQIKSGALMVGKNEIVYLEFIPILCLCMLLFCVQVTFQEMISFFSKLVVPALSRLINLHIQQVLTTSNRHHGC; from the exons GATGTTGTGTTATTGCCTCCTTTGTTGGTTGCTGATTTTGGTAATGATATCAATCACTATGCAACATTGATTGATCCATGTAACAATCAATTTGATGTTGCGGTTGAAAAAGGAAAAGGTAGTATATATGCTAAACCTAAGGATTGTTCGCTTTGCGTGATTTCTATGATATCCGTTTCGGTGCTTGGATCACTATGGTATATGTTGGGTTGG AAGTTGGTCTACAATGGTTTTTGTGAATCTGCACTGGATAAAAGGACCACGGCTTTGGTTTTGATAGACGATTGTGGCAACAAGTGGAACTGCACTCTTTTTTTAGGATCTATATCGTACTGTCACAGGAAAATTGCTGGTGAGTGGAAAAAGATGATAGCTGCGCACAGAATTTGTGAAGTTGCACAAATCAAGTCGGGTGCTCTGATGGTTGGcaaaaatgaaattgtttaCCTTGAATTCATCCCAATTTTATGTCTCTGCATGCTACTGTTTTGTGTGCAGGTGACTTTTCAAG aaatgatttcatttttttcaaagttgGTTGTGCCGGCACTATCTAG GCTTATTAATTTACATATCCAGCAGGTGCTAACAACTTCAAATAGGCACCATGGTTGTTAG